The Candidozyma auris chromosome 1, complete sequence genome includes a region encoding these proteins:
- the MRP7 gene encoding mitochondrial 54S ribosomal protein bL27m: MSLLRTSSGSFSSISQSCAFGGLSQIRTATKRVSGSKTNKNDSAGRRLGPKAYENTFVNTGEIIMRQRGTKIHPGENVAIGRDHTIFAMEPGYVKFYLDPFHPLRKFVGVALKKDQTLPKNHFDPRLRRFGYEQILDEAEAKKEEDHMSRKEYLAQDELKRAEEKRQASAQKYRSWMEQQIQKTFPELKDSDKATERLFKIGSLMKIGQSLEEARDQVTFTEIFELQLAQRRGELSEQEVKKKSDEYKKFASELDAAVVLDHMTQVHKPLTAEAIQQKKTDILAKLDAEFTNIILKAEHKQAINELLNTPGVFTHEEIIEFRHKYIPKVLPETVPGTVLDIPKGKKLPKNAVEVKTFDPVKKIFRRVVRTTDAFP; this comes from the coding sequence ATGTCGCTCTTGAGAACGTCTTCTGGGTCTTTTTCCAGCATCTCCCAGTCATGTGCATTTGGTGGCTTATCACAGATCCGTACTGCCACGAAAAGAGTCAGCGGTTCCAAGaccaacaaaaatgacTCTGCGGGTCGTAGATTAGGGCCCAAGGCATACGAGAACACGTTTGTCAATACAGGTGAGATTATAATGAGACAAAGGGGTACCAAGATCCACCCAGGTGAAAACGTAGCTATTGGCCGTGATCACACGATTTTTGCCATGGAGCCAGGTTACGTGAAGTTCTACTTGGACCCTTTCCACCCATTGAGGAAGTTTGTGGGTGTTGCATTAAAAAAAGACCAGACGTTACCAAAAAACCACTTCGATCCACGATTGAGAAGGTTTGGGTATGAGCAAATATTAGATGAGGCCGAGGCCAAGAAAGAGGAGGATCACATGAGCAGGAAAGAATACCTAGCCCAAgatgagttgaagagagcagaagagaagagacaagCTTCTGCACAAAAATACAGGTCGTGGATGGAGCAACAAATTCAAAAGACGTTTCCAGAACTCAAAGATTCTGACAAGGCTACAGAGAGGTTGTTCAAAATCGGTTCGCTCATGAAGATAGGCCAATCGTTGGAGGAGGCAAGAGACCAGGTAACATTCACTGAAATCTTCGAGCTTCAGTTGGCACAAAGACGTGGTGAGCTTCTGGAACAAGAAGTTAAGAAGAAATCTGACGAATACAAAAAGTTCGCCTCTGAGTTAgatgctgctgttgtttTGGACCATATGACCCAAGTTCATAAACCACTTACCGCAGAAGCGAtccagcagaagaagacggaTATTCTCGCCAAGCTAGATGCCGAGTTCACGAACATTATCCTCAAAGCAGAACACAAGCAGGCAATCAACGAGCTTTTAAACACGCCAGGCGTTTTCACTCACGAGGAGATCATAGAGTTCAGACATAAGTACATCCCCAAGGTATTGCCAGAGACTGTCCCAGGTACAGTGCTTGACATTCCGAAGGGCAAGAAATTGCCTAAGAACGCTGTGGAGGTTAAGACATTTGATccagtgaagaagattttcaGAAGGGTGGTGAGAACTACTGACGCCTTCCCCTAA
- a CDS encoding SNG1 family protein codes for MSRQEEAFVERKDNPESSSLPSSVVSQDVEVTDFRGPGEDETQNNLERTPSMLQRVQTRLSFFNERLSKHRKSLALRFLTVYLIMSFFILGIFSIYWGTGYKRNTRYDRLRMLVVIEDAQVVNGTEPVIGNTLKHILEEPSSHELGNWLIQNLTEFEDTARSHGNSIYDEVARQVHHQEYWAGIYVPANASNDLKNAIVAGDTSYNVSQESVKVYYETGRDMMAMNSYVTPNIQKISARFAANTSGVVNGLLAGMDASSIFSNIDSREVATTPLQFYMYDARPWNDPTLFAPSQVGLIYMIIVTFFGFNFFLEIHQSVASFGLKTIHLILYRVLSSIFTFFIVSLVYSLVTLAFQVDFTVAFGHSGFLVYWMTNFLTMWAVGAMNETMAMWCIMYYPPLLGFWMLFWVIVNISSTFTPIALLPKFYRYGYALPIHASYEITKVIFFDTYKGAMGRNFGILVAWDAFGTIALLLTSKKFGQKMGAKAKASKEKIKQEVREEYEKKNIDHSVSESPRERAEQ; via the coding sequence ATGTCcagacaagaagaagcttttgtgGAGCGAAAAGACAATCCGGAATCTCTGTCATTACCGTCATCCGTGGTCTCCCAAGATGTGGAAGTCACCGACTTTCGTGGTCCCGGCGAGGACGAAACACAAAACAACTTGGAAAGGACACCGAGTATGCTACAAAGAGTGCAGACTcgactttcttttttcaacgaGCGTCTTCTGAAGCACAGAAAGCTGTTAGCTTTGAGATTCCTCACCGTGTATTTGATCATGAGCTTTTTTATTTTAGGAATCTTTTCTATTTATTGGGGGACTGGTTACAAGCGTAACACCAGATATGACCGTCTCAGAATGTTGGTGGTCATCGAGGATGCTCAGGTTGTCAACGGTACTGAGCCTGTCATTGGCAACACCCTAAAGCATATCTTGGAGGAGCCTCTGCTGCACGAGCTCGGAAACTGGTTGATTCAGAATCTTACGGAGTTTGAGGACACTGCCCGCAGCCATGGCAATTCGATTTACGACGAGGTGGCTCGCCAGGTGCACCATCAGGAATACTGGGCCGGAATTTACGTCCCTGCAAATGCCTCCAATGACCTCAAGAACGCTATCGTTGCTGGTGATACCTCTTACAACGTGAGCCAGGAGTCTGTTAAGGTGTACTACGAAACGGGTCGTGACATGATGGCGATGAACTCGTACGTCACACCAAATATTCAAAAGATCTCTGCGAGATTCGCTGCAAACACAAGCGGAGTCGTCAATGGTCTACTAGCTGGCATGGACGCCTCTAGCATTTTTTCAAACATAGACTCTCGCGAAGTTGCAACAActcctcttcaattttACATGTATGATGCCCGTCCATGGAATGACCCAACACTTTTTGCTCCATCACAGGTTGGCCTTATTTATATGATCATTGTGAccttttttggcttcaatttctttcTCGAAATCCACCAATCCGTGGCAAGCTTTGGCCTCAAAACTATCCACTTAATTTTATACAGAGTTTTGTCCTCGattttcactttctttaTCGTCAGTTTGGTGTACTCTCTTGTCACGCTAGCATTTCAAGTTGACTTCACGGTTGCATTTGGTCATTCAGGCTTTTTAGTGTACTGGATGACAAACTTTTTAACTATGTGGGCGGTTGGTGCTATGAATGAGACCATGGCGATGTGGTGTATCATGTACTACCCACCACTTCTCGGCTTCTGGATGTTGTTCTGGGTCATTGTTAacatctcttcaacttttaCTCCAATCGCCCTTTTGCCTAAGTTTTACAGGTATGGCTACGCCTTGCCAATTCATGCCTCGTACGAAATCACAAAAGTAATTTTTTTCGACACTTACAAAGGTGCCATGGGCAGAAACTTCGGTATCTTGGTCGCATGGGACGCATTTGGCACAATTGCATTGCTTTTGACCTCCAAAAAATTCGGCCAgaaaatgggtgcaaaagcTAAGGCTtcaaaggagaagatcaagcaaGAAGTGAGAGAGGagtacgagaagaagaacattGACCACAGCGTCTCCGAGTCTCCAAGGGAAAGAGCTGAACAATGA